From one Mycobacteriales bacterium genomic stretch:
- a CDS encoding YggT family protein, with protein MASFVLLVFFILLIARLVFDYVMMFARSWRPSGVAAVGLEVVYSVTDPPLKALRRVIPPLRLGNFSIDLGFMVLLFVVYVLMNVVNAANPNR; from the coding sequence GTGGCGTCGTTCGTCCTCCTCGTCTTCTTCATCCTGCTCATCGCCCGGCTGGTGTTCGACTACGTGATGATGTTCGCCCGGTCATGGCGGCCATCCGGCGTAGCGGCGGTTGGGCTGGAGGTTGTCTACTCGGTCACCGATCCGCCCCTGAAGGCCCTGCGGCGCGTCATCCCGCCGCTGCGTCTGGGAAACTTCAGCATCGACCTGGGCTTCATGGTCCTGCTGTTCGTGGTGTACGTGCTGATGAACGTTGTCAACGCGGCCAACCCGAACCGGTAG
- the sepF gene encoding cell division protein SepF, producing the protein MAGAMRKMGVYLGLVEDDDRHDAADYEEYDEYAEAEVVPVRRVAAGRGWEDAEPTRSVVATQETYHREPAYREPLDEPASYRITTLHPRTYNEARTIGEHFREGVPVIINLTDLDDTDAKRLVDFAAGLIFGLRGSIERVTNKVFLLSPQNIHVTAEDKARIAEGGFFNQS; encoded by the coding sequence GTGGCGGGTGCCATGCGCAAGATGGGGGTCTACCTCGGTCTCGTCGAGGACGACGACCGTCACGACGCGGCCGACTACGAGGAGTACGACGAGTACGCGGAGGCCGAGGTGGTCCCGGTCCGCCGGGTCGCGGCCGGCCGCGGCTGGGAGGACGCCGAGCCGACGAGGAGCGTCGTGGCCACGCAGGAGACGTACCACCGGGAGCCCGCGTACCGGGAGCCGCTGGACGAGCCGGCCAGCTACCGCATCACCACGCTGCACCCGCGGACGTACAACGAGGCCCGCACGATCGGGGAGCACTTCCGCGAGGGCGTTCCGGTGATCATCAACCTCACCGATCTGGACGACACGGACGCCAAGCGTCTCGTCGACTTCGCCGCGGGGCTGATCTTCGGGCTGCGCGGTAGCATCGAGCGGGTGACGAACAAGGTGTTCCTGCTCTCTCCGCAGAACATCCACGTCACCGCGGAAGACAAGGCCCGCATCGCCGAGGGCGGGTTCTTCAACCAGAGCTGA
- a CDS encoding DivIVA domain-containing protein, translating to MPLTPADVHNVAFKKPPIGKRGYDEDEVDAFLDLIEAELARLIEENNDLKQQADDMARSGPIQQGGPQQQLRQPPPPVPEPMAMTPPAPQQAPRIDENSQVVKVLAMAQETAEKYVSDAKAEADRMMGDARSTADRMVGEARSKADSMVGEARTQAASVERDARGKATSLVQDAERKHNEIIGGLEERKGTLEKRIEELRTFEREYRTRLKSYLESQLRDLDGRGSAEPAAVAAAAGAGYAGAYGGRGEGDGRGGN from the coding sequence ATGCCCCTGACTCCAGCTGACGTGCACAACGTCGCGTTCAAGAAACCGCCGATAGGGAAGCGCGGTTACGACGAAGACGAGGTGGACGCCTTCCTCGACCTGATCGAGGCCGAGCTGGCCCGGCTCATCGAGGAGAACAACGACCTCAAGCAGCAGGCCGACGACATGGCCCGCTCGGGTCCGATCCAGCAGGGCGGACCACAGCAGCAGCTGCGTCAGCCGCCCCCGCCGGTGCCCGAGCCGATGGCGATGACGCCGCCCGCCCCGCAGCAGGCGCCGCGCATCGACGAGAACAGCCAGGTCGTCAAGGTGCTCGCGATGGCCCAGGAGACGGCCGAGAAGTACGTCTCCGACGCCAAGGCCGAGGCGGACCGGATGATGGGCGACGCCCGCTCCACCGCCGACCGCATGGTCGGCGAGGCCCGCAGCAAGGCGGACTCGATGGTCGGCGAGGCGCGCACGCAGGCCGCGTCGGTCGAGCGTGACGCCCGGGGCAAGGCGACCTCGCTGGTGCAGGACGCCGAGCGCAAGCACAACGAGATCATCGGTGGGCTGGAGGAGCGCAAGGGCACCCTCGAGAAGCGGATCGAGGAGCTGCGCACCTTCGAGCGGGAATACCGCACGCGCCTGAAGTCCTACCTGGAGTCGCAGCTGCGCGACCTGGACGGCCGTGGTTCGGCCGAGCCGGCCGCCGTCGCCGCGGCCGCGGGAGCGGGCTATGCCGGTGCCTACGGTGGGCGGGGCGAGGGCGACGGTCGCGGCGGCAACTGA